Proteins encoded together in one Streptomyces umbrinus window:
- a CDS encoding AAA family ATPase, translating into MPSRARRAEVAQVEFVGRADSLALLEAARERARAGHPQRVLVEGPAGIGKTALVRRFLRGGTHVLYGAGEEAESELAFGVLDQLLGRDGTGDGSGPGGGDGAGGGAGGAAGGGRWADAHAAGAALLEALDEAQGAGAGPGSDDRPARGPDAPSAPASGTPTPGTPVPNTPDTPIALVLDDAQWVDHLSLQALAFAVRRLRADRVLVLVVVRDAEDTRLAEGLRRLFTADDAVRVRLDGLGPAELAELGGGLGVQGLTARVAARLHAHTAGNPLHAKALLEQEGTGLLEALGEPDVTPPAPKSFTALVLAKLAACSPAADALVCAAAVLGAHCAPADAWEVAGADLLDEERRATDVLTALEEAVHTGLLTEAPGDPLIRFPHPLVHAAVYHQLGPSRRAALHLSAARTVRDQAHRLRHRALAAVGPDPELAAELAALGRKFAAEGAWANAAGQLTAAARLCPDPAVYEQYTLEAVECSLLAGDVPDMGEVAQRIAQFTPGGWRSYLLGRLSLYDLDRAEALLTDAWHRCDPAAEPVLGARIAGQFAALHGSMSHGAEMAEWADLAIRLAPDDTATDMIRVLRLNGLAMSGRAPQTLAALAPLPDPALATPAQLEELLGRGTLREWTGDLTGAVRDLGGVFGACHGRAASFRVVAATALASAEYRAGRWDDAIVHTDLALSLAADTDQPHIALYCRMLAAQVHAVRGAFAKAQAHARVARVYAAGGHVNPTLWAALAEAHLARAQGRPEEVLAALGPLLALAPRGDLEEPGTVAWADLLAEAWAALGDEKRAVQALAPYEVLATQRGHHGALLVAARARGTLEAARGDTVAAERAFRSGLKHAAHVEAPFDRALLHLAYGGFLRRAGRRTRAGEQLRTARDLLVRLDAPPDLGRCERELAACGLGPAGSAAEREPRTRGAALLTPQELAVARLVTSGLTNRQVARELVISVKTVEYHLGRIFPKLGVDSRTRLTAMLAADEPVPGPGRAP; encoded by the coding sequence ATGCCCAGCAGGGCGCGGCGGGCGGAGGTGGCTCAGGTGGAGTTCGTCGGGCGAGCGGACAGCCTCGCGCTCCTCGAGGCGGCCCGCGAGCGCGCCCGCGCGGGGCACCCTCAACGCGTACTCGTCGAGGGCCCGGCCGGCATCGGCAAGACCGCCCTCGTACGCCGCTTCCTGCGCGGCGGCACACATGTGCTGTACGGGGCGGGGGAGGAGGCCGAGTCGGAGCTGGCCTTCGGAGTACTGGATCAACTGCTGGGCCGGGACGGCACCGGTGACGGCAGTGGCCCCGGGGGCGGAGACGGGGCCGGAGGCGGGGCCGGTGGTGCGGCCGGCGGCGGGCGCTGGGCGGACGCGCACGCGGCCGGGGCGGCTCTGCTGGAGGCACTGGACGAGGCACAGGGAGCGGGCGCCGGCCCGGGTTCCGACGACCGGCCCGCGCGTGGCCCCGACGCCCCGAGCGCCCCTGCCTCGGGCACCCCCACCCCCGGCACTCCCGTCCCCAACACCCCGGACACTCCCATCGCCCTCGTCCTCGACGACGCCCAATGGGTGGATCATCTCTCCCTCCAGGCCCTCGCCTTCGCCGTGCGCCGACTGCGGGCCGATCGCGTGCTCGTTCTCGTCGTCGTGCGGGACGCCGAGGACACGCGGCTGGCAGAGGGGCTGCGGAGGCTGTTCACGGCGGACGACGCCGTGCGCGTACGGCTCGACGGCCTCGGGCCCGCCGAACTGGCCGAACTCGGCGGAGGACTGGGCGTGCAGGGACTCACCGCGCGGGTCGCCGCACGGCTGCACGCGCACACCGCGGGCAACCCCCTCCATGCGAAGGCCCTCCTGGAACAGGAAGGAACCGGACTCCTGGAGGCGCTCGGCGAGCCCGATGTGACACCGCCCGCCCCCAAGTCGTTCACCGCCCTCGTGCTGGCGAAGCTCGCCGCCTGCTCGCCGGCCGCCGACGCCCTGGTCTGCGCGGCCGCGGTACTCGGCGCACACTGCGCGCCGGCCGACGCCTGGGAGGTCGCGGGCGCGGACCTGCTCGACGAGGAACGCCGGGCCACCGACGTCCTCACCGCACTCGAAGAGGCCGTCCACACGGGCCTGTTGACCGAGGCCCCGGGCGATCCGCTGATCCGCTTCCCGCACCCCCTCGTACACGCCGCCGTCTACCACCAGCTCGGCCCCTCCCGCCGCGCCGCCCTGCACCTGAGCGCCGCCCGCACCGTCCGGGACCAGGCGCACCGGCTGCGCCACCGGGCGCTCGCCGCGGTCGGCCCGGATCCGGAACTGGCCGCCGAACTCGCCGCCCTGGGACGGAAGTTCGCCGCCGAAGGCGCCTGGGCGAACGCGGCCGGACAGCTGACGGCCGCCGCGCGGCTCTGCCCGGACCCGGCGGTGTACGAGCAGTACACCCTCGAAGCCGTCGAGTGCTCGCTGCTCGCCGGAGACGTACCGGACATGGGTGAAGTCGCCCAGCGGATCGCGCAGTTCACCCCCGGCGGCTGGCGCAGCTATCTCCTGGGCAGGCTCAGCCTGTACGACCTGGACCGGGCCGAGGCGTTGCTCACGGACGCGTGGCACCGGTGCGACCCGGCGGCCGAACCCGTCCTCGGGGCACGTATCGCGGGCCAGTTCGCCGCGCTGCACGGCAGCATGTCGCACGGTGCCGAGATGGCCGAGTGGGCCGACCTCGCGATCCGCCTCGCACCCGACGACACGGCCACCGACATGATCCGGGTCCTGCGCCTCAACGGCCTCGCCATGAGCGGCCGGGCTCCGCAGACGCTCGCCGCACTCGCCCCGCTGCCCGACCCGGCGCTCGCCACCCCCGCCCAGCTGGAGGAACTCCTCGGCCGCGGCACCCTGCGCGAGTGGACCGGCGACCTCACCGGCGCCGTACGGGACCTGGGCGGGGTCTTCGGAGCCTGCCACGGGCGCGCCGCCTCCTTCCGGGTGGTCGCCGCGACCGCGCTCGCCTCCGCCGAGTACCGCGCGGGCCGCTGGGACGACGCGATCGTCCACACCGACCTCGCGCTGTCCCTGGCCGCCGACACCGACCAGCCGCACATCGCCCTGTACTGCAGGATGCTCGCCGCCCAGGTGCACGCGGTGCGGGGCGCGTTCGCCAAGGCACAGGCACACGCGCGCGTGGCCCGCGTCTACGCGGCCGGCGGCCATGTGAACCCCACCCTGTGGGCCGCTCTCGCAGAGGCCCACCTCGCCCGCGCCCAGGGCCGGCCCGAGGAGGTCCTCGCGGCCCTGGGACCCCTGCTCGCGCTCGCCCCGCGCGGCGACCTGGAGGAGCCCGGCACGGTCGCCTGGGCGGACCTGCTCGCCGAGGCCTGGGCCGCCCTCGGCGACGAGAAGCGCGCCGTCCAGGCCCTCGCCCCGTACGAGGTCCTCGCCACCCAGCGCGGCCACCACGGGGCGCTGCTCGTCGCGGCCCGGGCCCGCGGCACCCTGGAAGCCGCTCGCGGCGACACCGTGGCCGCCGAGCGCGCCTTCCGCTCCGGCCTCAAGCACGCCGCACACGTCGAGGCACCCTTCGACCGCGCGCTGCTGCACCTCGCGTACGGCGGCTTCCTGCGCCGAGCGGGCCGCCGCACCCGCGCGGGCGAGCAGCTGCGCACCGCCCGCGACCTCCTCGTACGCCTCGACGCACCGCCCGATCTCGGGCGCTGCGAACGGGAGTTGGCGGCCTGCGGACTCGGTCCCGCCGGGTCCGCCGCCGAGCGGGAGCCACGGACACGCGGAGCGGCGCTGCTCACGCCCCAGGAACTGGCGGTCGCCCGCCTCGTCACGTCCGGGCTCACCAACCGGCAGGTGGCACGCGAACTCGTCATCAGCGTCAAGACCGTCGAGTACCACCTCGGCCGGATCTTCCCCAAGCTGGGCGTCGACTCCCGTACGCGGCTCACGGCGATGCTGGCCGCGGACGAGCCGGTACCGGGGCCCGGACGCGCACCCTAG